A stretch of the uncultured Cohaesibacter sp. genome encodes the following:
- a CDS encoding Re/Si-specific NAD(P)(+) transhydrogenase subunit alpha: MKIGTPRELFEGEARVAMTPSSAKLLQKLGYDCVLETGAGALAGFSDEAYAEAGVEIVADADALWQTADIVAKVRQPEVGELKYLAKGKTLISFFNPAGNEEGMEAAKTAEANVIAMEMVPRISRAQKMDALSSMANIAGYRAVIEAGNNFGRFFTGQITAAGKVPPAKVLIVGAGVAGLAAIGTSVALGAVTYAFDVRPEVAEQVESMGAEFVYLDFEEEQQDGSSTGGYASVQSEEFRNAQLAKFREIASDMDIVITTALIPNRPAPKLWLADMVAAMKPGSVIVDLAAERGGNVEGTVKDEKIVTDNGVTIVGYTDFPSRMAAQSSELYASNIRHMMTDLTPEKDGHVVHNMEDDVIRGATVTFEGDITFPPPPPKIAAIAAQPKKEVKELTPEEKRAAEVEAFKQQTKSQIKLLAGGGLLMLFIGAFAPASFMQHFIVFVLACFVGFQVIWNVSHSLHTPLMAITNAISSIIILGALMQIGSGSSLVIVLAALSIFMAGINIFGGFLVTRRMLAMFQKS, encoded by the coding sequence AAACCGGAGCGGGGGCTCTGGCCGGTTTTTCAGATGAGGCTTACGCAGAAGCCGGTGTGGAAATCGTTGCTGATGCCGACGCTCTTTGGCAGACCGCCGACATTGTTGCCAAGGTTCGTCAGCCCGAAGTCGGTGAACTGAAATATCTTGCCAAGGGCAAGACCCTGATTTCCTTCTTCAACCCGGCGGGTAATGAAGAAGGCATGGAAGCTGCCAAAACGGCAGAAGCCAATGTTATCGCCATGGAAATGGTCCCGCGCATCTCCCGCGCCCAGAAGATGGACGCCCTGTCTTCAATGGCAAACATTGCCGGTTATCGTGCCGTGATCGAAGCAGGCAATAATTTTGGCCGCTTCTTCACCGGCCAGATCACTGCCGCCGGTAAGGTTCCGCCTGCTAAAGTGCTGATCGTTGGTGCGGGCGTGGCAGGTCTTGCTGCCATCGGTACGTCCGTTGCCCTTGGCGCTGTGACTTACGCATTTGACGTTCGGCCCGAAGTGGCTGAACAGGTCGAATCCATGGGGGCTGAATTTGTCTATCTCGATTTCGAGGAAGAGCAGCAGGATGGGTCTTCGACCGGCGGCTATGCATCCGTTCAGTCCGAAGAATTCCGCAATGCGCAGCTCGCTAAATTCCGCGAAATCGCCTCTGACATGGACATCGTCATTACCACGGCGCTGATCCCGAACCGTCCGGCACCAAAGCTCTGGCTTGCTGACATGGTTGCGGCGATGAAACCCGGTTCGGTGATTGTAGACTTGGCTGCAGAACGCGGCGGCAACGTTGAAGGCACCGTCAAGGACGAGAAAATCGTCACCGACAATGGCGTGACCATCGTTGGCTATACTGACTTCCCGTCCCGTATGGCTGCTCAGTCTTCCGAGCTTTACGCTTCCAACATCCGCCATATGATGACCGACCTGACACCGGAAAAAGACGGCCATGTGGTTCACAATATGGAAGATGACGTGATCCGCGGTGCAACCGTCACCTTTGAAGGCGACATCACCTTCCCACCTCCACCGCCGAAAATTGCGGCGATCGCGGCTCAGCCGAAAAAAGAGGTCAAGGAGCTGACGCCAGAAGAAAAACGCGCAGCAGAAGTCGAAGCCTTCAAGCAGCAGACCAAGAGCCAGATCAAACTTCTGGCCGGTGGTGGCCTGTTGATGCTGTTCATTGGTGCCTTTGCTCCGGCCAGCTTCATGCAGCATTTCATCGTCTTTGTGCTGGCCTGCTTTGTGGGCTTCCAGGTGATCTGGAATGTCTCGCACTCGCTGCATACCCCGCTGATGGCCATCACCAACGCCATTTCGTCGATCATTATCCTGGGCGCTCTGATGCAGATCGGATCGGGCTCGTCGCTGGTGATTGTGTTGGCTGCTCTGTCGATCTTCATGGCAGGCATCAACATCTTCGGCGGCTTCCTCGTCACCCGGCGTATGCTCGCCATGTTCCAGAAATCGTAA